A genomic window from Glycine max cultivar Williams 82 chromosome 17, Glycine_max_v4.0, whole genome shotgun sequence includes:
- the HDA16 gene encoding histone deacetylase 6, with amino-acid sequence MGMEEESSIIEGGASLPSSGSDAKKRRVTYFYEPTIGDYYYGQGHPMKPHRIRMAHNLIVHYSLHRRMEINRPFPASPADIRRFHSDDYVDFLSSVSPETLADSAFSRHLKRFNVGEDCPVFDGLFPFCQASAGGSLGAAVKLNRADADIAINWAGGLHHAKKSEASGFCYVNDIVLGILELLKAHRRVLYVDIDVHHGDGVEEAFYTTDRVMTVSFHKFGDFFPGTGHVKDIGVGSGKNYAVNVPLNDGMDDESFRSLFRSIIQKVMEVYQPEAVVLQCGADSLSGDRLGCFNLSVRGHADCLRFLRSFNVPLMVLGGGGYTIRNVARCWCYETAVAVGVEPDNKLPYNEYYEYFGPDYTLYVDPSNMENLNTSKDLEKLRNTLLEQISRLPHAPSVPFQTTPPTLQLPEEAEENMDRRPKLRKWDGEDYDSDPEEGGKDNSKFSNITAHMRDIADEMEEEKPEEHPSSCS; translated from the exons atgggaatggaagaggagaGTAGCATCATAGAAGGTGGTGCTTCGCTTCCATCGTCGGGTTCAGACGCCAAGAAGCGAAGAGTGACCTACTTCTACGAGCCCACCATCGGCGATTACTACTACGGTCAGGGGCACCCAATGAAGCCGCACCGAATCCGCATGGCGCACAACCTCATCGTCCACTACTCCCTCCACCGCCGCATGGAGATCAACCGCCCCTTCCCGGCCTCCCCCGCCGACATCCGCCGCTTCCACTCCGACGACTACGTCGACTTCCTCTCCTCCGTCTCCCCCGAGACCCTCGCCGATTCCGCCTTCTCTCGTCACCTCAAGCGCTTCAACGTCGGCGAGGACTGCCCCGTCTTCGACGGCCTCTTCCCCTTCTGCCAGGCCTCCGCCGGTGGCTCCCTTGGCGCCGCCGTCAAACTCAACCGCGCTGACGCCGACATCGCCATCAATTGGGCCGGCGGCCTCCATCATGCCAAGAAGTCTGAGGCCTCTGGATTCTGCTACGTCAACGACATTGTCCTCGGCATCCTCGAACTTCTCAAGGCTCACAGG CGTGTGCTGTATGTTGACATTGATGTTCACCATGGTGATGGTGTTGAGGAGGCCTTTTACACCACTGATAGAGTGATGACAGTGTCTTTCCACAAGTTTGGGGACTTTTTCCCTGGCACAGGGCACGTCAAAGACATTGGGGTGGGCTCAGGAAAGAATTATGCAGTAAATGTCCCATTAAATGATGGAATGGATGATGAGAGTTTCCGTAGTCTGTTTCGATCCATCATTCAAAAAGTCATGGAGGTTTATCAACCTGAGGCAGTTGTTCTACAATGTGGAGCTGATTCATTGTCTGGTGACAGATTGGGTTGCTTCAACTTGTCTGTGAGAGGTCATGCAGATTGCCTTCGTTTTCTTAGATCGTTCAATGTTCCTTTAATGGTCTTGGGTGGGGGTGGATATACAATTCGGAATGTTGCCCGTTGTTGGTGTTATGAG acAGCAGTGGCAGTAGGAGTGGAGCCTGATAATAAGTTGCCTTATAAtgaatattatgaatattttgGCCCAGATTATACTCTCTATGTCGATCCAAGCAACATGGAGAACCTAAACACATCCAAGGATTTGGAAAAATTAAg GAACACACTACTAGAACAGATTTCCCGACTTCCACATGCTCCCAGTGTACCTTTTCAGACAACACCACCTACCTTGCAACTTCCGGAAGAG gCGGAAGAGAACATGGATAGAAGACCAAAACTTCGCAAATGGGATGGTGAAGATTATGATTCTGATCCCGAAGAAGGTGGAAAGGATAATTCCAAGTTCTCAAACATCACTGCCCATATGAG GGACATTGCAGATGAAATGGAAGAAGAGAAGCCAGAAGAGCATCCATCATCTTGTAGTTGA